The nucleotide sequence CGCATCGTCCTCGTCGACCAGCGGGGCTGCGGCCGGAGCACGCCGCACGTGTCGACCCCGGAGGCGGACCTCTCCGTCAACACCACGTGGCACCTCGTGGCCGACCTCGAGCGGCTGCGCGAGCACCTGGGTGTGGAGCGCTGGCTGGTGTTCGGCGGATCCTGGGGCTCGACCCTGGCTCTCGCCTACGCCGAGACGCACCCGGCCCGCGTGACCGGCCTCATCCTCCGCGGCATCTTCACCCTCCGCGCGACCGAGCTCGACTGGTTCTACGAGGGGCCGGCCGGCATGGTCTACCCCGACGGCTGGGAGGCGTTCACGGCGCCCGTCCCCGGGGTGGAGCGCGGCGGGATCATCGCGGCGTACTCGCGGCTGCTCGCGGATCCCGACCCCGAGGTCCACGGGCCGGCGGCCGTCGCGTGGAGCACGTGGGAGGCGTCGGGCATCACGCTGCTGCCGAAGCCCGAGGTGGTCGCGCGGTTCGCCGAGCCGACGTACGCGCTGGCGTTCGCGCGCATCGAGAACCACTACTTCATGCACGGCGGCTGGATGGAGGACGGGCAGCTGATCCGCGACGCGCACCGCATCGCCGGCATCCCGACCGAGATCGTGCAGGGCCGCTACGACATGTGCACGCCGGCCGTCACCGCGTGGGACCTCCACCGGGCGCTGCCGGACGCGCGCTTCACGATGGTGCCCGAC is from Clavibacter sp. A6099 and encodes:
- the pip gene encoding prolyl aminopeptidase — its product is MQSLFPEIDPHDTGMLDVGDGQLLHWEVSGNPDGIPVVFLHGGPGGGTSPTHRRLFDPARYRIVLVDQRGCGRSTPHVSTPEADLSVNTTWHLVADLERLREHLGVERWLVFGGSWGSTLALAYAETHPARVTGLILRGIFTLRATELDWFYEGPAGMVYPDGWEAFTAPVPGVERGGIIAAYSRLLADPDPEVHGPAAVAWSTWEASGITLLPKPEVVARFAEPTYALAFARIENHYFMHGGWMEDGQLIRDAHRIAGIPTEIVQGRYDMCTPAVTAWDLHRALPDARFTMVPDAGHAFDEPGILDALIAATERAADRLAG